In Vibrio echinoideorum, the following proteins share a genomic window:
- a CDS encoding MltR family transcriptional regulator: MPIQTSHETELLEALSEAESASACLMAAYDALDDTVDAVLKNIFKKDDTAIKFVVEPLLNSGGPLGEIMIRAKLLLGLGVISKELYDDLEIFVTLKEWAKIQGEDTSFTEVDVIFELNKVQAIQRIMPIEYDSEMVETMSGPMLQMFLGRHNQKVKSTIVLAITDIITTLCRDNALSS; encoded by the coding sequence ATGCCAATACAAACTAGCCACGAAACTGAATTACTCGAAGCCCTATCTGAAGCTGAGAGCGCTAGCGCCTGTCTAATGGCGGCTTACGATGCATTGGACGACACGGTAGATGCCGTATTAAAAAACATTTTCAAGAAAGACGACACGGCAATTAAATTTGTTGTTGAACCACTTCTCAACAGTGGCGGGCCGTTGGGCGAGATTATGATCCGCGCTAAGCTGCTATTAGGGCTTGGTGTGATCAGTAAAGAGCTCTACGATGATTTAGAGATTTTCGTTACCTTGAAAGAGTGGGCGAAAATACAAGGTGAAGATACCAGCTTCACAGAAGTCGACGTGATATTTGAGCTCAACAAGGTGCAGGCGATTCAACGCATAATGCCTATCGAATATGACTCGGAGATGGTGGAAACCATGTCGGGCCCAATGCTTCAAATGTTCTTGGGTCGACACAATCAGAAAGTGAAGTCGACGATCGTTTTGGCTATCACTGACATTATCACGACCTTATGCCGAGATAACGCACTGAGTTCTTAG